A DNA window from Arachis duranensis cultivar V14167 chromosome 3, aradu.V14167.gnm2.J7QH, whole genome shotgun sequence contains the following coding sequences:
- the LOC107482143 gene encoding uncharacterized protein LOC107482143, which produces MSLESSVRISTQEYDSVQRSIKKVKDRTELDLNQRNEINEEHRWYTEEGESSKEDKPFDTCPIIAVSKDEFDEWCKPWKAALIVKVLRKRVHLGFMEQRLSRDWIKKEEEDYNHALLGGPWMVARHYLIVQHWKPFFLSNENTVTKIAAWICIPNLSVELYNHKFLWRVGLTIESMLKVDRATSIHSRGRFVRICVKIGLSKKLVPRISVMGYTFNIEYECLHLICFEWEKYGHKSDQCHEVVAGENVQPGVADLNDSKEKAVNQDVDIN; this is translated from the exons ATGTCTCTAGAAAGCTCGGTTAGGATTTCGACTCAAGAGTACGACTCAGTACAGCGAAGTATCAAGAAAGTGAAAGATCGGACGGAACTCGATCTGAACCAAAGAAATGAGATCAACGAGGAAC ATAGGTGGTATACAGAGGAAGGTGAGTCCTCCAAAGAAGATAAACCCTTTGATACTTGCCCTATCATTGCGGTTTCAAAGGATGAATTTGATGAATGGTGCAAACCATGGAAAGCGGCTCTTATTGTCAAAGTTCTTAGAAAAAGGGTGCATCTTGGATTTATGGAACAACGACTCAGTAGAGATTGGATCAAAAAAG AAGAGGAAGATTATAATCATGCTCTTCTCGGAGGTCCTTGGATGGTAGCTAGACATTATCTTATCGTTCAACATTGGAAACCCTTTTTCTTATCAAATGAGAACACAGTAACGAAGATAGCAGCATGGATCTGTATTCCTAATCTTTCTGTTGAGCTATACAATCATAAATTTCTGTGGAGGGTTGGATTAACCATCGAAAGCATGCTAAAAGTTGATCGTGCAACCTCTATTCATTCCAGAGGAAGGTTTGTGAGGATATGTGTTAAGATAGGTCTATCTAAAAAGCTGGTGCCTAGAATCTCGGTCATGGGGTATACTTTTAACATTGAATATGAATGTCTTCACCTTATTTGTTTCGAGTGGGAAAAATATGGACACAAATCAGACCAATGCCATGAAGTGGTTGCCGGCGAGAATGTCCAACCGGGAGTGGCAGATCTTAACGATTCAAAAGAGAAGGCAGTCAATCAGGATGTGGACATTAATTAG
- the LOC110279610 gene encoding uncharacterized protein LOC110279610 produces MSERKKKALPKVEDSESYDWVDSDVQIRASLFLDVDSVGRVVLSRIVKPGFRLELLPCSRSDRVYHRRKDFESFYMYSPVLEELRVKLPFSNFECDVMTQMNCAPSQIYLNGWAFIKCFEILMEFLEVETYLKLFFSLFQAKGVWKGLWINLNSTPGFSVFKLYKSSFKDFKEMFLKVKSVDEEFPFYLDEHLGEKFPMYWCCQPNHILGPELISDRNECILSFLIEMVDKGGLVSVSELLPWEDDRSAVLDYLGEEFCGCRLFYVRYICSDILKIFFFVAGKYPGVSASSLRSRFKAKNFEGSSSNLEKVDGGAEVNQPSKKKGIVFKKRKTNLVDLDGGGSKQEMLSLEDLSSFTLKQEKLHAFDNEGESSSVWCPKFPFNVVADEVVQSSTDVSLVEEVGDIGVDQFLQVLEFRLASIGRSQEKKHKKLSNDASAAVALKEELLLKDKSLSDLKEKFAEVESELKGEKEGREKTVKLLAKKEEDLISLGNQVIKLTSKMKEMESAKEGDILDAFAEGFE; encoded by the exons atgagtgagagaaagaaaaaggcaTTACCCAAGGTTGAAGACAGTGAGTCTTATGACTGGGTAGATAGTGATGTTCAGATACGGGCTTCGCTTTTCTTAGATGTAGATAGTGTTGGCAGAGTGGTTTTGTCCAGGATAGTGAAACCAGGGTTTCGTCTTGAATTGTTGCCATGCAGTCGGTCTGATCGAGTCTATCATAGGAGGAAAGATTTTGAGAGTTTTTATATGTATAGCCCTGTGTTGGAGGAGTTGCGTGTTAAGCTTCCGTTCTCCAACTTTGAGTGTGATGTTATGACACAGATGAATTGTGCTCCCTCTCAAATCTATCTTAACGGTTGGGCATTTATCaaatgttttgaaattttgatggagtttcttGAAGTTGAAACATATTTAAAGTTATTCTTTTCACTATTTCAAGCCAAGGGTGTTTGGAAGGGGTTGTGGATAAATCTGAATAGCACCCCAGGTTTTTCTGTTTTCAAACTTTATAAATCATCTTTCAAAGATTTTAAAGAAATGTTTCTAAAGGTAAAATCTGTAGATGAGGAGTTTCCGTTTTATCTTGATGAGCACCTGGGAGAGAAATTTCCCATGTATTGGTGTTGCCAACCAAATCATATACTAGGCCCCGAGCTTATTAGTGATCGGAATGAATGCATATTGTCTTttctgattgaaatggttgatAAGGGTGGTTTAGTGTCTGTGTCAGAGTTGCTCCCCTGGGAGGATGACAGATCGGCCGTTTTGGATTATCTAGGTGAGGAATTTTGCGGATGTAGGCTTTTTTATGTGAGATATATTTGTTCtgatattcttaaaatttttttttttgtagcgGGGAAGTATCCTGGAGTATCGGCCTCAAGCCTAAGGTCTCGGTTTAAGGCAAAAAATTTTGAAGGTTCCTCATCAAACCTGGAAAAGGTTGATGGTGGGGCCGAGGTTAACCAAccttcaaagaaaaagggaattgtgtttaagaaaaggaaaacaaattTGGTGGATTTGGATGGTGGAGGAAGTAAGCAAGAGATGTTATCATTGGAAGATTTGTCGAGTTTTaccttgaaacaagaaaaattgcACGCTTTTGATAATGAAGGGGAGAGTTCTTCTGTTTGGTGTCCGAAGTTTCCGTTTAATGTTGTTGCTGATGAGGTTGTTCAATCATCTACCGACGTTtctttggtggaggaggtcGGGGACATAGGAGTCGACCAATTTCTGCAG GTTCTGGAGTTTCGTCTTGCTAGTATTGGTCGCAGTCAAgagaagaaacacaaaaaattgtCAAATGATGCTTCTGCAGCTGTTGCTTTAAAAGAGGAGCTTCTGTTGAAAGACAAGTCCTTATCTGATCTGAAAGAAAAATTTGCTGAAGTTGAAAGTGAATTAAAGGGTGAGAAGGAAGGTCGGGAAAAGACAGTGAAGTTATTGGCGAAGAAGGAAGAGGATCTCATCAGTCTAGGCAACCAAGTTATTAAATTGACctctaaaatgaaagaaatggaGAGTGCCAAAGAGGGTGACATTCTGGATGCATTTGCAGAGGGGTTTGAGTGA